In the Suncus etruscus isolate mSunEtr1 chromosome 20, mSunEtr1.pri.cur, whole genome shotgun sequence genome, one interval contains:
- the LOC125997894 gene encoding ATP synthase membrane subunit K, mitochondrial-like, with protein MAGPEADAQFQFSGIKKYFNSYTMTGRMNCVLAAYGGIALLVLYFKLKSKKTPAVKAT; from the coding sequence ATGGCAGGTCCGGAGGCTGATGCCCAATTTCAGTTCAGTGgtattaaaaaatacttcaacTCTTATACTATGACAGGTAGAATGAATTGTGTGCTGGCCGCATATGGAGGAATCGCTTTGTTGGTCTTGTACTTCAAGTTAAAGTCTAAAAAAACCCCAGCTGTGAAGGCAACATAA